The following proteins are co-located in the Spirosoma montaniterrae genome:
- a CDS encoding tetratricopeptide repeat protein, with the protein MAKKKQPAGPPRPAAPKPALTPANGPVRPVANRPAETTVRPPARPAPARAAEPPASDLPIDRRYVAWWPPVVLALVGFLLYINTFGHRYALDDIAAIGQNLFVKKGFAGIPDLLRTEFWHFSNISLGYYRPLSLITFAIEQEYFKDNPNISHMINTGLYALTGLVLGVLLQKWLNKQVIIAFLIGLVFIAHPIHTEIVANIKGRDEILSFLFIALMLLSYWKHLETSEMLWFKGPMSDWPLGGLLGLFSVVGGWVIGSSLMVNSLGATAGGVLGVLIMGTLSTSWLGLACASLYFAFLSKESSIVSLALIPAMQYWFARRNVWQSLISLWPFLIVAALFFYQKQKMIGTLSGTPPVDWANYPYKILQTEKSTTFKFLMYYIRLLILPHPLVYDYSFNVIPSGDKGDVLTWTGFFTLIGLIVLAWKGFVKRTLWGFGIFWFFVTMAPGLGFIWFRGGIFAERFTYAAVMGFAFVLIWALQKLLVRESAESPKPLLVRYAPVLGLMAVVTGLYSFKTVERNRDWENNFVLFNSALPYAPNSCQVQRHVANEWIEKGLKDRAKADSIANVTNAIKPKPSTDQIKKAQTLIDTNIARANKHGRWALDHLQESTRIYPNFGEAYFSMAYVFQKITPNVDSAKYYYKQTIRAANAYAPAYNNLGVIYQTEGFAENNRRKIELASYYYNRSMVVNPAYQDGRNNHANLLKSTGINVTALPDSIINKY; encoded by the coding sequence ATGGCTAAAAAAAAGCAACCCGCCGGACCACCCCGCCCGGCGGCTCCCAAACCTGCTCTGACTCCTGCTAATGGCCCCGTTCGGCCCGTAGCTAACCGGCCTGCCGAAACCACCGTTCGGCCACCTGCGCGCCCGGCACCCGCCCGCGCTGCCGAACCACCCGCTTCTGATTTACCCATCGACCGGCGGTATGTTGCCTGGTGGCCCCCCGTGGTGCTGGCATTAGTTGGCTTTCTGCTATACATAAACACGTTTGGCCACAGATACGCGCTCGATGATATTGCCGCTATCGGCCAAAATCTGTTCGTTAAAAAAGGTTTTGCCGGTATTCCAGACCTGCTGCGTACCGAGTTCTGGCACTTTAGCAACATCTCGCTGGGGTACTACCGGCCTTTGTCGCTGATTACGTTTGCCATTGAGCAGGAATACTTCAAAGATAATCCAAATATCAGTCATATGATTAATACTGGCCTATATGCACTAACAGGGCTGGTACTTGGCGTATTGCTTCAAAAATGGCTTAACAAGCAGGTTATCATCGCGTTTTTGATTGGTCTGGTGTTTATTGCGCACCCCATTCACACCGAAATTGTAGCCAATATCAAAGGCCGCGACGAAATCCTGAGCTTCCTGTTTATTGCACTGATGCTGCTGTCTTACTGGAAGCATCTCGAAACCAGCGAAATGCTGTGGTTCAAAGGGCCAATGTCCGACTGGCCGCTGGGTGGTTTGCTGGGTCTGTTCTCGGTAGTGGGCGGCTGGGTAATCGGCAGTAGCCTGATGGTCAATAGTTTAGGAGCAACAGCGGGTGGCGTTCTGGGCGTATTGATTATGGGTACGCTCTCAACAAGCTGGCTCGGGCTGGCCTGCGCGTCGCTATATTTTGCGTTCCTATCGAAAGAGTCGTCTATCGTTAGTCTGGCCCTGATTCCGGCCATGCAATACTGGTTTGCCCGCCGAAACGTGTGGCAGTCGCTCATTAGTTTGTGGCCGTTTCTGATTGTGGCAGCCCTGTTCTTCTACCAGAAACAAAAGATGATTGGCACCCTGAGCGGCACTCCGCCAGTCGACTGGGCCAACTACCCGTACAAGATTCTGCAAACCGAGAAATCGACTACGTTTAAGTTTTTGATGTACTACATCCGGCTGCTGATTTTGCCGCATCCGCTGGTGTATGATTACTCGTTCAACGTGATACCGTCGGGCGACAAAGGTGATGTTTTGACCTGGACGGGCTTTTTTACCCTGATTGGTCTGATTGTGCTGGCCTGGAAAGGTTTCGTAAAGCGCACACTCTGGGGCTTCGGCATTTTCTGGTTCTTTGTTACGATGGCACCGGGGCTGGGCTTTATCTGGTTCCGGGGCGGTATTTTCGCCGAACGCTTTACCTACGCAGCCGTAATGGGTTTTGCCTTTGTGCTGATCTGGGCGTTGCAGAAACTGCTCGTGCGTGAATCGGCAGAATCGCCCAAACCATTGCTGGTACGTTACGCGCCCGTGTTGGGACTGATGGCGGTGGTAACGGGTTTGTATTCGTTCAAGACCGTAGAGCGCAACCGCGATTGGGAAAACAACTTTGTGCTGTTCAACTCGGCCTTGCCCTACGCGCCCAATAGCTGTCAGGTGCAGCGGCACGTAGCCAACGAATGGATTGAGAAGGGTTTGAAAGACCGCGCCAAAGCCGACTCTATTGCCAACGTTACCAATGCTATCAAGCCCAAACCGTCGACCGATCAAATTAAAAAAGCACAGACTCTGATCGACACGAACATTGCTCGTGCTAACAAACACGGGCGGTGGGCACTCGACCATTTGCAGGAATCGACGCGCATTTACCCGAATTTTGGGGAGGCTTATTTCTCGATGGCGTATGTATTCCAGAAAATTACGCCCAATGTCGATTCGGCCAAGTATTACTACAAACAGACAATTCGGGCGGCCAACGCCTACGCCCCGGCCTACAATAACCTCGGCGTGATTTACCAGACCGAAGGTTTCGCTGAAAACAATCGGCGCAAAATTGAACTGGCGTCGTACTATTACAACCGCTCGATGGTGGTGAACCCGGCTTATCAGGATGGCAGGAACAACCACGCTAACCTGCTCAAAAGCACGGGCATCAACGTAACGGCTCTGCCCGATTCGATTATAAACAAGTATTGA
- a CDS encoding sensor histidine kinase: MEVDLDSVAQWTHLDDLPILQEAVGRALQGEDVEMEYRRYDKFGREIFICTIGRIIRNEQGEPMGVFGIDMNITNRKKQEMNLAALNRTLAEKNRELEKRNAELSAFAYAASHDLQEPLRKIQMFNSLILDREANRLSAQGRVHFDRSMAAAERMQTLVKNLIIYARTNTATRHYESVDLNELMGEVEQYLYETIRQKEAIIDYGPLPVVPVVEFMFWQLLQNLLENALRYCRPGVSPVIQLQYGAVDQSTVADLAIAAPGMYHQLTFSDNGTGFEPIYNQKIFGLFQRLHSPIDALTGTGIGLALCQRIMEYHDGYIIADGRPGEGATFTLYWPMRAV; this comes from the coding sequence ATTGAAGTAGACTTAGATAGTGTAGCGCAGTGGACACATTTAGACGACCTGCCTATTTTGCAGGAAGCCGTTGGGCGGGCCTTGCAGGGCGAAGACGTGGAAATGGAATACCGCCGGTATGATAAGTTTGGCCGGGAGATTTTTATTTGTACGATTGGCCGGATCATTCGTAACGAGCAGGGCGAACCTATGGGCGTGTTTGGCATTGACATGAACATTACCAACCGGAAAAAGCAGGAAATGAACCTGGCCGCGTTGAACCGCACACTCGCCGAAAAAAACCGGGAACTTGAAAAGCGCAACGCCGAATTAAGTGCCTTTGCCTATGCCGCCAGCCACGATTTGCAGGAGCCGCTACGCAAAATTCAGATGTTTAACAGCCTGATTCTGGATCGCGAAGCGAACCGGCTTTCAGCGCAGGGACGTGTTCACTTCGACCGGTCGATGGCGGCTGCCGAACGGATGCAGACATTGGTAAAAAACCTCATCATCTACGCCCGCACCAACACCGCCACCCGCCACTACGAATCGGTAGACCTGAACGAACTGATGGGCGAAGTAGAGCAATACCTGTACGAAACAATACGTCAGAAAGAAGCCATTATCGATTATGGGCCGCTGCCGGTTGTACCCGTCGTAGAATTTATGTTCTGGCAACTGCTGCAAAACCTGCTCGAAAACGCGCTTCGCTACTGCCGCCCCGGCGTATCTCCCGTTATTCAGCTACAATACGGGGCTGTTGACCAGTCTACCGTGGCCGACTTAGCCATTGCCGCGCCGGGTATGTATCATCAACTTACGTTTTCTGATAACGGCACAGGGTTTGAGCCGATCTATAACCAAAAAATATTCGGCCTGTTTCAACGGTTACACAGCCCCATTGATGCACTGACGGGAACGGGTATCGGGCTGGCTCTTTGTCAGCGCATCATGGAATACCACGACGGCTACATCATAGCCGACGGACGACCCGGCGAAGGAGCCACGTTCACGCTGTACTGGCCTATGCGAGCTGTGTAA
- a CDS encoding Uma2 family endonuclease — protein MTDELVAELFDAPDAQLIINRVQSMLNDEKRRRQEFYDWLTDDVKAEFINGEVILHSPVKRRHLRASGRLYTLLRIYVENNDLGEVDVEKAMITLTRNDYEPDICFWRKEISDTFSDDTMQHPAPDLVVEILSKATAKRDRGIKFEDYAAHGVREYWLVDPTRQTVEQFRLDEEFMAFDAVGNFHLNDAITALTIPGFTIPVRSIFETQANRDALRALLG, from the coding sequence ATGACTGACGAATTAGTAGCTGAACTTTTCGATGCTCCCGACGCTCAGTTGATTATAAACCGCGTGCAGTCGATGCTGAACGACGAGAAAAGACGTCGTCAGGAATTTTACGACTGGCTTACCGATGATGTAAAAGCTGAATTTATCAACGGCGAAGTGATTCTCCACTCGCCGGTGAAGCGTCGGCACCTGCGGGCCAGTGGTCGGCTTTATACACTTCTTCGTATTTACGTTGAAAATAATGACCTCGGCGAAGTGGATGTGGAGAAGGCAATGATTACGCTGACCCGTAATGATTACGAACCCGACATCTGTTTCTGGCGTAAAGAAATTTCCGATACATTCAGCGATGATACTATGCAGCATCCAGCCCCTGATCTGGTTGTAGAAATTCTATCGAAAGCTACCGCCAAACGCGACCGAGGTATAAAGTTTGAAGACTACGCGGCCCACGGCGTTCGTGAATACTGGCTGGTTGACCCCACCCGGCAAACCGTCGAGCAGTTTCGGCTTGATGAAGAATTTATGGCATTCGATGCTGTTGGTAATTTTCACCTGAACGATGCCATTACGGCTCTGACCATACCCGGTTTTACGATACCTGTTCGCTCCATTTTTGAGACGCAGGCCAACCGCGATGCACTGCGGGCGTTGTTGGGGTAA